The Populus alba chromosome 6, ASM523922v2, whole genome shotgun sequence genomic interval ACTCTCCATGACTCAATCACCTCTCTTTGCAAAACAATCCTCCCTTTTTCCTTCAAGAAAAAGAGATTGACTGATGCAGAACACAGGCTCTCAAAGCTGCAGTCTGATAACTTGAAGTGGCAACAAGACTCATTCCACCAGATTTTGAACTTGATGGGGTTGCATAAAGAAGATATTTTGTCTGAAAATGAGGTTTCTGCTTTCAAGATTCATTTGCTTGAGACCCTTATTGCTTCTCCACTTGAACATGAACAACCAGTCattttaagagataaattgGTCTTCTTGCAGGTAAACTTTCTAGTTTTAGAACCTGGGTTAcattttatttcagtttttatCTTTAGACAAGCAAATTAaactaatgtttattttttcttttttttaggagCTTCTTTATGCAAAATGTATATCAGAAGATGAGTACCATTCATCAAAGAGGCCTTTGTTACAACGGCTAGCAGTACAAGGAGCAGAAATTGATTCAAGAGATGTTATTTTTGCTGGTCCAAAAGACACAAAAGAGAACAAGGAAGGGGAGTGGTCgtttattgatttaaaagatGAGAAAAGTTTGATTGGTAAAGAAACTTTACAGTTCAAAAACAGATCAAAGCCTAACTCAGCGATCAAGCAAGTCAAAGGAGCAGCCTcagtttttggttttgggtCCTCCCAAAAGCTAAGCAAacacaaagaagaaaagagtatttttgaaattgaagcAAGATTGGCCTCCTCTGGCCATGTTAGTAACGAATCAGAGAACCCACTTTGGGATGAGGGAAGTGAAACGAAGTCAATTCTCATGCAAGCAAGCTTACCAAATGAGTCTACAAAAGAAAGTGGAAGCAATGACAAGTCCAAGAGGAAACCCTTTAAGACTCTGTTTCTAAAAGAGCCAAGagaaggaggtggtggtggtggtgataatgGTCTTAACTGTGAGGAGAAAACCTCGAAATCGGCAAAAAAACAATGGGGTTTTGACGGGTttaagaaatggaagaaaaatgaTTCAGACGATGAGACTGCTCCTCTGCCTCTTAACAATGAAAGATCTGACAGTGAGGTTTATTCAGGATCTTACCATCTTGTTGATAAGGTGCATATTAAGAAGAAGCTGCATTCTAATGGCTCTGCTTCAGATTTTTTCATCGATAAGGTTCAGCCTTGacagtttatataattatttttttctaaatctttAACTTTAAACCTTAGCTTATGGCTCTGTCTATCTGCTGTTAATTATTCAGGTTTCAGGGGACAAGATAAAGAAGGAGATATCAAAAATCCAAACAGAACTAAGCACAACAAACTCCAGTCTTCAATTTTCGTaagcattgttttttattgaacagGGGACTTTGAAATAGTTGTGTCTTTGTGTGAGTTAGCGATCAATTAATCATTTACTTTTGTCTTGCATTGTGCTTGTTCTTTGTGGTTCTATCAGTGATGACCAAATTGAAGCAATTTCCACCAAGCTTCCTGTTGACAAGGCTGACCTGAAAAAGTTCTGTCCCAagtaagaaaacaattaaaaggcATTTCTTTTTAATGCTTGTTTTTTGTCACAGCATATCTGATATGGTGATCTACTAAACTCGTAGTCATTGCAACTAAATCGTAGGCATTTCCTTACATTTGCATCCTTGCTACAGCAtatcaaactttttatttacGAAACCTCATATGAACCGCAaatatgttgtgttttaaggTCATGGCGTGATCGTGGTGATGTTGTACTGGATGAGGTGAAGAAGGAGTTCAAGGATCATGTTGGAGAGAAGATGGAGAACAAGAGAAATGCTGCAAGAGAGAAACATCACAATAACTCAATGCGATGGACAAcatttgaagatgatgatgagaaTTATCACCCAAACCTTTTTTCTCAACAGGATCACCATTCATTTCCAAAGGGCCAGAATTTTACAGCCAGGAATGATCATAGAGCCTATACTAATCCCTTCTCCCATGATTACTCCGAAAACAATGGAGATAAGATGAGAACAGAATCATTCCAAAATCCCTTCTGGATCCCAAGGCAGCAGTATTAGTATAGGGGAAGTGATAAGGAAGC includes:
- the LOC118043766 gene encoding uncharacterized protein, with translation MVYTYTPAYYSTLHDSITSLCKTILPFSFKKKRLTDAEHRLSKLQSDNLKWQQDSFHQILNLMGLHKEDILSENEVSAFKIHLLETLIASPLEHEQPVILRDKLVFLQELLYAKCISEDEYHSSKRPLLQRLAVQGAEIDSRDVIFAGPKDTKENKEGEWSFIDLKDEKSLIGKETLQFKNRSKPNSAIKQVKGAASVFGFGSSQKLSKHKEEKSIFEIEARLASSGHVSNESENPLWDEGSETKSILMQASLPNESTKESGSNDKSKRKPFKTLFLKEPREGGGGGGDNGLNCEEKTSKSAKKQWGFDGFKKWKKNDSDDETAPLPLNNERSDSEVYSGSYHLVDKVHIKKKLHSNGSASDFFIDKVSGDKIKKEISKIQTELSTTNSSLQFSDDQIEAISTKLPVDKADLKKFCPKSWRDRGDVVLDEVKKEFKDHVGEKMENKRNAAREKHHNNSMRWTTFEDDDENYHPNLFSQQDHHSFPKGQNFTARNDHRAYTNPFSHDYSENNGDKMRTESFQNPFWIPRQQY